A genomic stretch from Telopea speciosissima isolate NSW1024214 ecotype Mountain lineage chromosome 7, Tspe_v1, whole genome shotgun sequence includes:
- the LOC122669020 gene encoding 28 kDa ribonucleoprotein, chloroplastic isoform X3, whose product MAAAAAAAAAIGSCFSTAATTTCIRSKQVALDFVLKIGHVRTLQVASVSHSHSIEFLSTGVISHKWRTPRFSAAVAQEESATVIQTEPESVEEAEDIVDEKGEDQVLDEEEADQAPLNTKLYFGNLPYNCDSAQLAGIIQDYGSPEMVEVLYDRDTGRSRGFAFVTMSSTEDANAVVKNLDGSIYGGRTLRVNFSDKPRPREPMYPETDYKLFVGNLSWSVTSESLLQVFQEYGNVVGARVLYDGETGRSRGYGFVSYSSKPEMDAALESLNGVEVEGRAMRVSMALGKRS is encoded by the exons ATGGCTGCGGCAGCGGCAGCAGCAGCTGCAATAGGTTCTTGCTTCTCCACCGCTGCTACTACCACTTGTATTCGTTCAAAACAAGTGGCACTTGATTTTGTCCTGAAAATTGGCCATGTCCGTACTTTACAAGTGGCTTCAGTGTCCCACTCTCACTCCATTGAATTCCTCTCAACTGGTGTGATCTCCCACAAGTGGCGCACACCGAGGTTCTCGGCAGCTGTTGCGCAAGAAGAGTCAGCGACAGTGATTCAAACGGAGCCAGAATCAGTGGAGGAGGCAGAGGATATAGTTGATGAGAAGGGAGAGGATCAGGTGTTAGATGAAGAGGAAGCTGATCAAGCTCCTCTAAACACCAAGCTTTACTTCGGTAATTTGCCTTATAACTGTGACAGTGCTCAACTTGCTGGAATTATCCAAGATTATGGAAGTCCAGAGATGGTTGAG GTGCTTTATGATAGGGACACAGGAAGAAGCAGAGGATTTGCATTTGTTACAATGAGCAGTACTGAAGATGCAAATGCAGTTGTCAAAAATCTTGATGGAAGT ataTATGGGGGTCGGACACTTAGGGTGAACTTCTCAGATAAACCAAGGCCTAGGGAACCCATGTATCCTGAAACGGATTACAAGCTTTTTGTTGGGAACTTATCATGGTCAGTCACATCAGAGAGTTTGTTACAAGTGTTCCAAGAATATGGTAATGTGGTTGGAGCCAGGGTCCTATACGATGGAGAAACAGGACGATCTCGTGGTTATGGTTTTGTTAGCTACTCATCCAAGCCGGAGATGGATGCTGCTCTTGAATCTCTCAATGGAGtg GAGGTAGAAGGGCGAGCAATGCGCGTTAGCATGGCACTGGGTAAAAGATCTTGA
- the LOC122669020 gene encoding 28 kDa ribonucleoprotein, chloroplastic isoform X1 — translation MAAAAAAAAAIGSCFSTAATTTCIRSKQVALDFVLKIGHVRTLQVASVSHSHSIEFLSTGVISHKWRTPRFSAAVAQEESATVIQTEPESVEEAEDIVDEKGEDQVLDEEEADQAPLNTKLYFGNLPYNCDSAQLAGIIQDYGSPEMVEVLYDRDTGRSRGFAFVTMSSTEDANAVVKNLDGSIYGGRTLRVNFSDKPRPREPMYPETDYKLFVGNLSWSVTSESLLQVFQEYGNVVGARVLYDGETGRSRGYGFVSYSSKPEMDAALESLNGVVPLSLSLAFNLVSITHPHKHACTFVVYFEHAYIESRSRPTWCKLKLAKACLSQSRLRDF, via the exons ATGGCTGCGGCAGCGGCAGCAGCAGCTGCAATAGGTTCTTGCTTCTCCACCGCTGCTACTACCACTTGTATTCGTTCAAAACAAGTGGCACTTGATTTTGTCCTGAAAATTGGCCATGTCCGTACTTTACAAGTGGCTTCAGTGTCCCACTCTCACTCCATTGAATTCCTCTCAACTGGTGTGATCTCCCACAAGTGGCGCACACCGAGGTTCTCGGCAGCTGTTGCGCAAGAAGAGTCAGCGACAGTGATTCAAACGGAGCCAGAATCAGTGGAGGAGGCAGAGGATATAGTTGATGAGAAGGGAGAGGATCAGGTGTTAGATGAAGAGGAAGCTGATCAAGCTCCTCTAAACACCAAGCTTTACTTCGGTAATTTGCCTTATAACTGTGACAGTGCTCAACTTGCTGGAATTATCCAAGATTATGGAAGTCCAGAGATGGTTGAG GTGCTTTATGATAGGGACACAGGAAGAAGCAGAGGATTTGCATTTGTTACAATGAGCAGTACTGAAGATGCAAATGCAGTTGTCAAAAATCTTGATGGAAGT ataTATGGGGGTCGGACACTTAGGGTGAACTTCTCAGATAAACCAAGGCCTAGGGAACCCATGTATCCTGAAACGGATTACAAGCTTTTTGTTGGGAACTTATCATGGTCAGTCACATCAGAGAGTTTGTTACAAGTGTTCCAAGAATATGGTAATGTGGTTGGAGCCAGGGTCCTATACGATGGAGAAACAGGACGATCTCGTGGTTATGGTTTTGTTAGCTACTCATCCAAGCCGGAGATGGATGCTGCTCTTGAATCTCTCAATGGAGtggtacctctctctctctctct agcatTTAATCTTGTATCCATCACACACCCACATAAGCATGCATGCACATTTGTCGTATATTTtgaacatgcttatattgagtCAAGGTCCAGGCCTACATGGTGCAAGCTGAAACTTGCAAAGGCTTGTTTGAGTCAATCTAGGCTAAGGGACTTTTAA
- the LOC122669020 gene encoding 29 kDa ribonucleoprotein A, chloroplastic isoform X2 has translation MAAAAAAAAAIGSCFSTAATTTCIRSKQVALDFVLKIGHVRTLQVASVSHSHSIEFLSTGVISHKWRTPRFSAAVAQEESATVIQTEPESVEEAEDIVDEKGEDQVLDEEEADQAPLNTKLYFGNLPYNCDSAQLAGIIQDYGSPEMVEIYGGRTLRVNFSDKPRPREPMYPETDYKLFVGNLSWSVTSESLLQVFQEYGNVVGARVLYDGETGRSRGYGFVSYSSKPEMDAALESLNGVVPLSLSLAFNLVSITHPHKHACTFVVYFEHAYIESRSRPTWCKLKLAKACLSQSRLRDF, from the exons ATGGCTGCGGCAGCGGCAGCAGCAGCTGCAATAGGTTCTTGCTTCTCCACCGCTGCTACTACCACTTGTATTCGTTCAAAACAAGTGGCACTTGATTTTGTCCTGAAAATTGGCCATGTCCGTACTTTACAAGTGGCTTCAGTGTCCCACTCTCACTCCATTGAATTCCTCTCAACTGGTGTGATCTCCCACAAGTGGCGCACACCGAGGTTCTCGGCAGCTGTTGCGCAAGAAGAGTCAGCGACAGTGATTCAAACGGAGCCAGAATCAGTGGAGGAGGCAGAGGATATAGTTGATGAGAAGGGAGAGGATCAGGTGTTAGATGAAGAGGAAGCTGATCAAGCTCCTCTAAACACCAAGCTTTACTTCGGTAATTTGCCTTATAACTGTGACAGTGCTCAACTTGCTGGAATTATCCAAGATTATGGAAGTCCAGAGATGGTTGAG ataTATGGGGGTCGGACACTTAGGGTGAACTTCTCAGATAAACCAAGGCCTAGGGAACCCATGTATCCTGAAACGGATTACAAGCTTTTTGTTGGGAACTTATCATGGTCAGTCACATCAGAGAGTTTGTTACAAGTGTTCCAAGAATATGGTAATGTGGTTGGAGCCAGGGTCCTATACGATGGAGAAACAGGACGATCTCGTGGTTATGGTTTTGTTAGCTACTCATCCAAGCCGGAGATGGATGCTGCTCTTGAATCTCTCAATGGAGtggtacctctctctctctctct agcatTTAATCTTGTATCCATCACACACCCACATAAGCATGCATGCACATTTGTCGTATATTTtgaacatgcttatattgagtCAAGGTCCAGGCCTACATGGTGCAAGCTGAAACTTGCAAAGGCTTGTTTGAGTCAATCTAGGCTAAGGGACTTTTAA